Within the Rosa rugosa chromosome 2, drRosRugo1.1, whole genome shotgun sequence genome, the region attttttttttcttttcttttcatttttcacggctttcacatatttttttctttatggacaagtttacccccacacttgaactttcacctcttctcaattttcatccttaacgccaaacccatgtagtatgtctcaaaagatagctccactaagttcttagaacaaagggtagggttataactatactaagcttcatggttaaggattttaagggtgatgaacgaaaaggcttaatgtaggctcaaaggagCTGATctagggggtcccacgacgggcacaaatagggacacaagtttatatggcaaCGGTgataattcctagggtgcctctatcccttccagaatcagggccatgtattgatatcacgtctcaacaagcacaagagcgaattctagcattctctagtccattaaacttaatctatggcaagcagtcaatcaaatgaagaataatgagatcatcaaaacatcgccaagaaattaagaatatatatttcattttcactccaagaaaaagggacatggctcaattatctcacatgggctttatgaatcaaaactcatcttaacatgctcatattctgtaccaaggttacgagatccatatccactacacatgcatgcatttttcatatatctcaattaaccaaagaatactatgttaaaatcatctcaatattgtgatcctcttttagtcatgatttcagagatatagaatcatcctagacagttgaaaggcatcctatgactcaaaacaaaacaaaagcaacgaaattttttttatttttgacatttttcgattttttgtatttttcaatatatgactcaaaataaaagacaaaaatagaaatcccttcccccacacttaaatattgcattgtcctcaatgtaatcaattaaaagcatgcaatgaaacacttaagcatatagagatggaatttacgaaaataaagtgcaaagaaaaacaaaagttacaaaataacaacgtagggaggaaaaagcaaatctgcgttgaaggctcctccacagctacttctgaattgggttgcctcccaagcagcgcttaatgtttatagtctttcagcctagacttgtacctccatttaatcctctggttgtggggcgttttggaggggtacaaCCTCCAAGTCATGTTCCACAAACGCATCATAGTAGGGCTTCaggcgatggccattcactttgaactcgctacctgtttgttcactctttatctgcacagctccatgagagAACACATTAGTAATAGTGAAAGGCCcgatccaacgagaacgaagcttacctgggaagagtttaagacgagaatggaagagaagaactttttggcccacaacaaaagtcttccttcgaatcattttatcatggaatgccttagtcttaTCTTTGTAAATCTTGGCACTTTCGAAaacatcattcctaatctcctctaactcttgcaattgtagcttcctatgaagcccagctgcatcaagatccatgttgaactgcttcacagcccaccaagctctgtgctctaactccacaggtaaatggcaaggtttgccatagacaattCGATATGGTGACAAacctatgggagtcttgtaCGCAGTCCTataggcccacaaagcatcctccaaacCCAAGGACCAGTCTTTCCTGTTAGGGTTCACAGTCTTctccaatatccccttgatctgacggttagagacctcagcctgcccactagtttgggggtgataaggtgtagaaaccttatgtgtcacATCATATCTCTTCAAGAGAGCCTCAATCGTCCTATTGCAAAAGTGGGATCCACCAAcactaatgagaactctaggcattccaaacctgctaaagatgttagacttgataaaatctgcaacaaccttagagtcattagttctagtggcctttgcttccacccatttggaaacatagtccactgcaagtaagatatagAGAAACCCATAAGATGAAGGGAagggtcccatgaaatctataccccagacatcaaatatttcaacagttattaTATTGGataatggcatttgatctctaggaCCTAGATTTCctgttctttggcatctatcacaagttaaacaatagGCATGTGCATCCCTAAATAatgttggccaaaagaacccagactctagCACCTTAAACGCAGTCTTTTTAGAtccaaagtgacccccacatgctttagaatggcaaaacgaaagtatggcattatgttcatgttcaggcacacatctcctaatcagttgatcagagcaatatttccatagATAAGGTTCAtgccaaacatattgcttagcagttttcttaagcctatctctatgagcacgtgacatggtatcaggaatctttCTAGACacaatgtaattcacaatatctgcataccatggttcacttacctggaTTCCAAAGAGCTactcatctggaaacgtctccactagagggagagggtcttctgcatgcaccaaacgactcaagtggtcagctaccacgttttcactacccttcttgtccttgatttccacGTCAAATTCTTGCAAGAGTAGTATCCATCTAATaagccttggtttcgcctccttcttggtcatcaagtatttcaaagctgcatggtcagtataaataataaccttggtaccaagtaagtaagAACGAAATTTTTCAAGtgcaaagacaactgcaaggagctctttctctgtaGTTGAGTAGTTCATTTGGGCATCATTaagagtccttgaggcgtagtaaATGGCATAaggtcgtttgtccttcctttgccccaaaacagctccaactgcgtagtcagaggcatcacacatcaactcaaaaggcaaggaccaatctggaggtaacATGATTGGGGCagacgtcaacaactccttaagcttgtcaaaagcttcttgacactccttgtcaaagtgaaacgtcacatccttctggagtagttggcatagaggtctcgaaatcttggaaAAGTCCTTGATAAATCTCCTgtaaaaacctgcatggccaaggaaagaacgaatctctctcacagaagtgggagagggtaagtaatgCACAATATCTACCTTGGCTTTATcaacctctattcccctagcagagacaatatgtcctagaactattccttgtttaaccataaaatggcatttttcccagtttaatgcaaggttagtttccatgcaacgtttcaaaatgatttccagattattaagacaatcatcaaaattctttccaaaaactgaaaagtcatccatgaatacctctatgattttctcaatataatctgaaaagatacttaccatacacctctgaaaggtacctggagcgTTGCAAAGTCCAAAGGGCATGCGAcgataggcaaacgtcccaaaggggcatgTGAACGTagtcttctcttgatcttcattggctatggcaatttgattgtagcctgagtagccatccaagaagcagtaataatcatgtccagctaggcgctcaagcatttgatcaatgaatggaagacgAAAGTGAtatttccttgttgttgcgttgagccTCCTGTAGTCAATGCAGACTCTGTggcctgtgactgtcctttggggcaccagttcgttttcagcattcttcaccacagttaccccagacttcttgggtACTACTTGAACTGGggagacccacttggagtctgaaatggggtagatcaccccacaatctaggagtttgataacctccttcttcacaacttccatcattggagggttgagacgacgttgagcctctctagtgggtttagacccctcctctagaagtatcctatggacgcaagttgtagggctgattcccttgatgtccgccaatgtccatcctatggcggtcttgtgttgcttcagcatttccaccaacttctcttcttgtggagtcgtaagtgcagaggacacaatcactggtaaggtctccttgtcccctaagtagacatacttcaagtggtctggaagaggtttTAGCTCAAGTTCTGGAGCCTGGAcaactgaaggtaaagtcttgttagcagataactgaatggacaagggAGAATTAGACTTACATACATAAGGTGATGCCTCaaggaaggagacgttttcaatgatttttccttcacaagtgtccttcatCCTCCGAGATAGTGACGccaccttttgtgtaccctactccttgttcaAGCGTcgtggctagggtatcctcattcatgacatcaaacattttctgtGCAAGAtcgtccaaaatgtcaatagaataacaatcattaacatcaagaggatacctcatggcttcaaagatgttgaagccaataacgtcaccatcaaattccatggtgagagagcatgcatacacatctatcttcgtcctagctgtccttaagaaaggacgtcccaaaagcaatggagtggaactcacaggggagtcctccatttccaacacataaaaatcagctgggaagataagatggttaacctgcacaagcacatcctccaacaaacctctagggtatgcattggatctgtcagctaactgaatgataacattatcagatttaagttctcctagacctagggtttcataaacagaggagggcataacattaacagatgcacctaggTCTAGCATAgcattcttaaatctggaattaccaatagtacatggaatagtgaagcttccaggatccttacactttggaggaattttcctctgaatcaaggcagagacattctcacttacctttaccacctccttttcacggtttactctcctagtagtgcaaagctctttgaggaacttggcatacttagggacttgcttgatggcctctaggaggggtaagttcacttgcaccttcttgaaagtttccaagatagcttggtcactctCATCCTTCTTAGATTTGGCAAACCTGCGTGGGAAGGGTATGCAAGGAGAAGAAGAGTTAGCAATAACCAAATTTGATAAGTTAGAATTGTTACCTTTATGTTCCGGATTTGCCTTAGGAGATGAGGACGTCCTAGTCTCTTCTACcctggacgttgcagggtcttTCTCAAGTCCCAACTTGGTGGGCTCTTGTTCCTTTGCAATCTCAACACTTGCTTGGGCCTTCTTGGTTTGCTTGGGTTGATCCACGAATGgtcttccactccttgtagtcacaactgatgcattctccacattacccttagggttaggtattgtgacactagggagcttcccagtctcatgaatcttgctcatgaagtccacaacttggcccatttGCTTCTTAAGGTCTGCAATATCTTTggtatgggtctgttgtccttgaatcAAGGCATGTGTAGAGTTGGTCAAGGCTTGGGTAGAACTAGTCAATGCTTCCAACGTTTTATCATAGTGAGAGTTGGAATTCCCTgagttctgttgaggaggcatgtagGGCCTTTGAAAGGAaggtccttgaaatgaaggtccttgaggacgttggaagttcccaccaagaggattctgaacgttttcattgttggtccacttgaagttgggatggtcccttCATCCTGGGTTGtaagtattggaataagggtcatgcctaggacgttgaggtcctcctTGATATCCTCCTATAGCATttgcagattcccatcctccattatcattgagttgagggcattgatctgtaacatgcccttgcatcgagcataccccacaagcaatTGTTGCACTTGGTCCCTTGGAACTTATAACTTGGTTCATAAGGAGggtgagcttattcagttggTCTTCAATGGCAGTATTCTTACTCACTTCATGTACCTTACGAATGGGGTGTCCtataccctcatattgttgagtgtttagggcacgattttcaataagttccctcccagctgcaggtgacttgtccacaaaagctcctccagctgcagcatcaagcatttgcctttctaagggtaagagtcaTTCGTAGAAACATgtaagtagggtctcatccttcatctgatgttgagggcattgtgcaagtaaggaattgaacctctcatagtaggcAGCATATGACTCATCATGAGCTTgctcaattccactgagcttcttcgtgagtgtgatgacctttgaagctgggaagtatttttccaagaaggtcttcctcattgtttcccatgaagtgatacgtccagcaggaagctcatatagccaatctttggctctgtcagctaaggagaacgaaaatgccttcatcttcagaatgtcTTCATCaactccttgtggttgcatgttagcaCACACAGACTGAAATTCTCTGatatgcttgttggcgtcctccatattgAGGCCATGGAACATAGGGAGCTTGTGCAACAATCCACTCTTAAGctcaaactctgcttgtcttcctgctgcaggggcagggtataTGATTCCCGTAGGGGGTCCTCCTTAGACAGCTGTTGTGGAGAATTCCCTAATAGATGTCATTCTCTCTTCCttgacttcttcaggtggtggtgaaagtggtggtGTAGGGTTGGATGaaaccacaggtgaaggtgaacgtgaaggaggagatggagtaggtgtaggtgatgtagactcctcagaagaatagaccctcttcccttgctcgttaaatgtGTACTCTTTGAATTTCAAAGGGGAAgttcttctgtactcaagtatAGGAGGATTTGCCAAgcgagcgagcctttcttcaatctctttcttGCTAGGAATTTTAGAGggctcggacattcatggagaTCCTGAACATCATTAAGATTTATACAAGttagtaaattacaaaatacacaAGATACAAGTTAATACCTTATACagaaacgtcactattcacaatgcaacaaaagagacttacaaagtttgtacaagtaagagaagtaagaaaacaaaccaatttacaagtgaaggttatgtacaagtattttatttttacatggaaatgttataaacatagttaatatctcaattgattccaagttgtaagtcgagcccaatagaaaccactactattggtgagctacgatatagggatagtcgcctagacataagtcactttcctttgtttcagaaggccagatagccagattaagaggtaagtgagagggaggactcattttggtgatactaaggaggctactccctcattgaggtttacgcccctattggctacttccacattgtggtttacacacagtctatagtatctctgagatccaatttgaacccatcacccagggtctcaacctaagacaccatctgtaatgccccttactcagcttggaaattaactcatgtgttagactgttctccaaatgctaataaaggccgccctcaacctcataagaccttaggaAGGTacaaatgaagggttaaggccaatattaacaaaagggcccttgtctactcatacgattttacatactcacaacaattaagtatttaacgaaattcataactccatttgtattaattttctttacaagtaaaattagacaaattatgtaccaaaactttcacacatgtacaaaacgtcactgttcacaatttttttttttttctttttcttttaactttttattttacaattatttcaacacttaggtactggaacagggaatctcggagtgcaatgggctgtaacagctccctttccaagattatgtttaatccaatataccttaatgtatcacaacaatttcttacatttttcttttgtcataaatattattgatatcaaatctaattccaagcggtaaatcaagtggacgtgcggcccaagtataatcgtctagacacaaagtccctcctacatcctttgggcaaccttactgaaatggccaggtaggggaggacgaacacaagaggtaggatccattttggcatagagCCACATAGGGCATAGagccacatagtggtttacgcccatttgtaagcacttctgaatccagaacccgttatgaacgttgtccccttcctagacaccatctcacataggctatacttacttggatataaaaggtcctaagtgtgaagacagttcaatgaatgttaataaaggccgccctcaaccttaagggacctgaactaggtaccaataaggggtttaggccaatattaataaacacgacttcacatattccttctttaatttacaacctacaattaaactcgtgttcaataatataaataacaacctaattaATTAAACTAAAATTCGACAATTACAACTCTATTACTCTCTTAATAATCCAGATAGAGAGCTCCTGCTTTCCTCTGACTCGGTAGTTTATCACTATGTTCATCATCGACGTCTACTTTCATTTTGCTTCTGTATTTTCCCAAATGCTCCTCCTGAATTTATTCGGTACCACATGTGTTGGTTAAGAATGAGTCTAGATGCTTAGAGCAACATTCAGAACTCAAAGGCCAGTGGTTATTGGTGGTTCTCACAGACCATGTAAAGTTTGTATGTCATGCCTATCAACACTACTTCAGTAAACATTTGATCTCATATAAATTAACAACGAATTATGAAACCCATCAGCATCACATTATGAAGAACTAAATCACAGGAAGACCAAAAAGGAAAGAATAAACCAGGTCTCTCTTGCCCCGTAACCATTGAATTAAATTTTCAAAGTATTTCTCAAAAGATCCATTGTACCAATTTCTCTGATTTATATAAAATCCTATAACAAACTATCATGGACAAAACTCAATTTGGTTCCTCTAGATACAAATGTCAGCATGGACTGAAATTTACACAAATGCAGCATGTAATCCAGATTCCAGAAATCACTAGCATCAGCTTTTATCAGCACCTTCATCAAATGCAGCAGAGCCCACAACACGAAAATCCAGTTTCTTCTGTTGCTTCAAGCGACGGCGTTCATCAAAGTTTTCCCATCCCTCAATCTGCGTAAACATTGTTGTCATACATTAGAAAACACGGCAAAGTAAACAAACCACTGAAGATTTGCTAAAAACACGGCATAGACATTATTGTCCTACATTAAAAGAAACGGGAAAGTAAAACAAACCTGACGAAGGATATCCATGGTTATTTCTGTGTTGTGCAAGTCAAGTCTTGTGAGCATTAGGCACATTTTGAATAGTGAAGAAGGGAGAGATTTCAGCCCATTATTACTGAGAGACAGGGACTGCAATAAAATAAAAGCTTCAGAATGAAAACAGCCTGGTAATGACACAAAACACACACGGTTCCTTTTAAGAGTAAAAAGAGTAAAAACTAGTCAGTAACAATTAGTCTTAAGCCCAGGCAGATGCTCGAGCTGCAGCTGATCAATGGAAAAATATGAGAAAAGACTCATGTCcattgagaaaatcataaaaaaaccaaaaacaaaaaacaaaacaaagcaaCTATTGTTAAGGTAACCCTACAGAGTACCACAGAACACGATCTTACATAATACAACTCTAGGCATAGAATGCACAAACTAtttaaaaataagaagaaaaaacaataggAGGAATAATAAGTACAAACAATTGGATTAAGTAAGGACCTTTAGATTATGCAAATTGCTAAATGTCTCGGGCAAATCTGACAGAAGATTTGATGAAAGATCAACCTGAAACATGCTGAAAGAAAGTCAGATACATCAACTAAAATTCAGAGAGTGGAAAACACCAGAAACACTACCTCAATAAGAGAAATAAGGTCCCCTATCCATGGAGGAATGGTGGTGATCCTGGAACATACAGACAAGAGTTTAATCAAGATACAAGCCACTAGTAATCAATGATGATATACATCTTCAAGAGGTTTCTTCATCAACATATCATCAACACATGGAAGAAAAGCATGCTTAGTAGATTACATATGACGTTCTTGTTTCTGGACGAAACTATAAATGATGTTGAAAAGTTAAAATTTCCATGAAGGGGAAACCCATAAAAGCACTCAGAGGCAAAATATGAAGTGCTACAACATTAACAGTGTAAATGAGTAAAAAGTTTGAACTATTATTCCAGATTAAAATGAAAAGACACACAAGGgaagacccaaaaaaaataaataaataaccttGAAAATAACCTAAATAACCAGAGAGGGGAACAGATTTTAATCCTCATATTCCCATCAATAACATATCCTTGCTTAGAATACTTTCAAGATTACCTGTTATTGTTGACTTTCAGAACTTCAAGCTTAGGCAGATATCGCAATTCACTTGGGAGGCTAGACAACATGTTGTTCGCAACATGAAGTTGCCTTAGTGATGGCAACCAGCCCAGATCCGATGACAATCTAGTTAAACTGCATAAACCACTTAATTATCAAAAATTGTTCTTTAATGTGGTTTGTTGCTTCTATTGTAAAGGACCTAAGATGCTCACCGGTTTTGGTTCAGAGAAAGAACAGTTAAAGACTTTAAAGATTTTAGTGCTTCCCAGCTAACAGAGTCATCCGATATATCGTTTGAATCGAGTAAAAGTTTCTACAAAATTTTGAGAACGAAGTGAAGTTACATAGATGTTAAGGAAAGAAGTCAACATAACTGAATTGGAAATGCAACAAACATAATACCTGCAAGGAATTCATACAGCCAATCAAGGCGGGTACTTCTTGAATAACATTGTTGCTGAGGTCAAGAACTCTTGCAGAAGTTCTAGAATCCCCCCAGACTTCCTCGGGAATAGCCTTTTCAAATGCAATCAACAGGAATCCTCATCATTGGAAAATATAGGTGCTCTAAACTAATAGTTGGCAATAAGTAAATTGAAACGGATATTATATGTCTACGAGATTCACATGATCATGATTCCAACTCCCACTTATGTCTAAAGCAAAAACAACTCTGCAAAGCATCGTACTTCTAAACATACTCAATACTCGTCAACCAAGCCAAGATGTTACAAAGAGAAACACGCATGCTCACCATAATGCAAAATGTAAACAGAAAAATGCTTATTCATAAGATATAGGTTGACAATATAGAGTGACTGTTTGCTCATACCTTCAAGTTACACTCACTGAGTCCTATAACTCCAGTAGCCTTCCATCGTTCCAACCTATTCTTATCAACAGCAGCTTTTTTCGCCTTTCCTTTATCAGATCTATCAGCATTGTTGTCTCTAGAAATGGGGCGACTCTGAGCTTGTTTAAGAATAGGTCCATCCTATTCATACAAAATCACAATTCAGTACTAATTCCAATAACCCATTTATAAATTGTTCCATAAAACACGCTTCAAAAGAAATCTACATCTCCACAAGTACTATAATCCAAACTTTAATCAACTTTCTCATCTACATTTTCACTCAAGCAAGAAGAAATGATCCTTTCCCTTTCTTTAACAAAAGAAGGACAACAACCAAACAAGTGGGTTCTTCAGTGTCTATCAAATTCAATGTCCCAATACACACACGTCTCCAAAGTTACTACAATCCAATATTTTATCAAATGTACTAACCAATATTTCTTAATACAACAAAATTCATACATGTCCACAATTACTATAACCCAAAACTATATCACATATATAATCAACATATTTActcaagaaagaagaaaggatcTTTCTTTAACAAAATTCCAATTCCTCTTTCTTCTCATTTCTATTCCCAACTACCAACAAGTGGGTTCCTCAATGTCTTAACAATTCAACTTCAACCCTACTTAAAACAACTCAGATTACTAGAAAGAAAACAGGTAAAAAGAAATGAATTTTACCCCTTGGTGCAAACCCTGAGAAGCCATGAGCATGATCTTGGCCCCATTAGTGATCTCAGACTCCCTCAGCGTCATTGCATCCACCAAAAGCTTCCCTATCACCAAACACCCAAAACccacaaaatcaaaacaagaatCAAACATTTTAATCACTACCCATTTCTCATAAACTCAATCAAATTCTACAGAGAAAGGAGAGACCTTTGGATATGAGCTTTTGGCCGCGAGGGAGGACATTGGTGAGAGGTTGAAGAAGGGCCTTGAGGTCCTTGATGGTCGAGTCCGGTGAGAGATTTGTGATGGGTATGGTTCGGCCACTGAACTTGACGCTCAGGcttatggtggtggtggtggtggtggtcgcTCCGCTGACGTCAGCGCCGGTGGCACCGGTCTCCATTTCTCCCTGTCGTTGCAGTTGGGtctttcttgttctttggtctCTCGTGTTTACCTCtgcattttaatatttttttttatcacatttcGTCGGCTTCACGCTAACGTATTGGGCTACACTAGTGGGCTTAGTATCTAGACCGGGCCTGGTTGGATTCAATTGGGCCTGAAATATGGATATGGGTATCCTCATGAGGCCGGCTTTTTTAACATAAATAGGGAATCGTAAATCCTTCAGATGTAGAGCCTTCATGGCCTTGAACCCAACCAAATTGCCTGCTACAATAGCGGCAAGTAAACATGATAGTACATGATAATAATTCTACTTCTTGCAAATGCATTTGGAACTTTGGGAAATATTATACATCCTTAAGAAAAAGGGCTTAGTTCGAGTGGGGAATTCATAAATTTATGAAAGGTTTTAACTTTGTCGGGCTCGTGCCATCTGGTCTAACATCCCATTTGCCATCTCTATCTGTTCATGTCCAAACTTTTATCCGCAAAATTTTTCACACACACAGTTCTTTGAAGTCGATTTTGGGTATATGTTTGTCGCGCATTAAAAACCCGCTACTCAAA harbors:
- the LOC133731859 gene encoding LRR repeats and ubiquitin-like domain-containing protein At2g30105 gives rise to the protein METGATGADVSGATTTTTTTISLSVKFSGRTIPITNLSPDSTIKDLKALLQPLTNVLPRGQKLISKGKLLVDAMTLRESEITNGAKIMLMASQGLHQGDGPILKQAQSRPISRDNNADRSDKGKAKKAAVDKNRLERWKATGVIGLSECNLKAIPEEVWGDSRTSARVLDLSNNVIQEVPALIGCMNSLQKLLLDSNDISDDSVSWEALKSLKSLTVLSLNQNRLTRLSSDLGWLPSLRQLHVANNMLSSLPSELRYLPKLEVLKVNNNRITTIPPWIGDLISLIEVDLSSNLLSDLPETFSNLHNLKSLSLSNNGLKSLPSSLFKMCLMLTRLDLHNTEITMDILRQIEGWENFDERRRLKQQKKLDFRVVGSAAFDEGADKS